The Manis javanica isolate MJ-LG chromosome 6, MJ_LKY, whole genome shotgun sequence genome contains a region encoding:
- the LOC140850079 gene encoding uncharacterized protein isoform X2: MAQHPYLSPWYQHPIYHPFSAPGAGVRYGSVYFPYAVMLSEYPGFLIPQSLLSTVNRGPVFYNTPQFQHYNGCGKEKKTRECQTECQKSKNMNEKQDNHSEGDGHDIGRVASVPSTNTDRETDNIPEETRGALSCVAQKRELHGKSPGDESLQGSAPQRSCASEGEKMRMEEGKGSPVIQFWKSLKETVRLYDLAYGKSMPENGEQHSGISQSSCEGGDVLDNPREADEGIAHKDDHRAGQLEQCLVRCEMLKAGSLMDMNLNKARQVLSSPGEVKDRSQIHKTVNSNTSQSAGGGGQYQQEKPFCSSNEGVKDLSLHSKCQTPHYVEGRIGTCSGDLGSLWKVVDEVVESNSYPEVCVSPAAWSAQFNKIGEGIQCDRSWWHEMEQKSLGSSPESRKGTVDSGESRDLDIYQVMLSDSYPELCTYLPPRSPQTNRVREGIQCCRCCCHGMEQRSPESSPESSGKRTEESGGSRDLDEYEVVESDSYSEMCVPSPTMSAPPSYVDAGIMCNISLCQGEDVLVNLKETALIGEGPLPYCRRKGSGRSVRSRELVGDEVVERKSYPESCGPSPTWSAQFNKVDEGIQCELSSQHDAELEKSSEQMLSADEESSAGCKMKGSREKSVRNRKVNTDETAEVYNESFKKSAKVKKVLKGRELQTLSSFSNGRAVDVLKKNAALNTVLPKDSEDGELEEGGEDEMDEVECLLEASPDSPLTSSRGRFYGKAGRISRMPPESSVPQLPVWPTGNEYKAKHGHYGSIPVVCKATGPGGCEINCGRLRMECTVAKREGLESRRASCGPVQCNCGRSKTKAPYKVTSKQRDWKQ; this comes from the exons GTGTCAGATATGGAAGTGTGTATTTTCCATATGCAGTGATGCTCAGCGAATATCCTGGCTTTCTCATACCTCAGTCCCTGTTGTCTACAGTTAACAGAGGACCTGTGTTTTATAACACACCACAATTCCAGCACTACAATGGctgtggaaaagaaaagaaaacaagagagtgTCAAACTGAATGTCAGAAGTctaaaaacatgaatgaaaaacAAGACAACCACTCCGAAGGCGATGGCCATGACATAGGTAGGGTGGCCAGTGTCCCTAGTACTAACACTGACAGAGAAACTGACAACATTCCTGAAGAAACACGGGGGGCCTTGTCTTGTGTTGCCCAGAAGAGGGAGCTCCATGGTAAGAGCCCTGGGGATGAAAGTCTGCAGGGAAGTGCACCTCAAAGAAGCTGTGCGTCTGAGGGAGAGAAAATGAGGATGGAAGAGGGCAAAGGATCCCCCGTCATACAattctggaagagtttgaaaGAAACTGTGCGTTTGTATGACCTGGCTTACGGTAAAAGCATGCCAGAGAACGGGGAGCAGCACAGTGGGATTTCACAGAGTTCTTGTGAAGGTGGTGATGTGCTCGATAACCCTCGTGAGGCTGACGAGGGCATTGCACATAAAGATGACCACAGAGCTGGTCAGTTGGAGCAGTGCCTTGTAAGATGTGAGATGTTAAAGGCAGGATCACTCATGGACATGAACTTGAATAAAGCAAGACAGGTCCTGTCGTCTCCAGGTGAAGTTAAAGACAGAAGTCAGATCCATAAGACCGTGAACTCAAACACGTCCCAGTCTGCTGGAGGTGGCGGCCAGTACCAGCAGGAAAAGCCATTCTGCTCCAGCAACGAAGGAGTTAAGGACTTGAGCCTACACTCCAAATGCCAGACCCCCCATTATGTTGAGGGAAGAATAGGAACATGTAGTGGGGATCTTGGCTCCCTTTGGAAAGTGGTTGATGAAGTGGTAGAGAGTAATAGCTACCCAGAGGTGTGTGTCTCTCCCGCTGCCTGGTCAGCCCAGTTCAACAAGATTGGTGAAGGAATCCAGTGTGATAGGAGCTGGTGGCATGAAATGGAGCAGAAGTCCTTGGGGTCGTCACCAGAAAGTCGGAAGGGAACAGTGGATTCAGGGGAGAGTAGAGATCTGGATATATATCAAGTGATGCTGAGTGACAGCTACCCTGAGTTGTGCACTTACTTGCCTCCCAGGTCACCCCAGACGAACAGGGTTCGTGAAGGAATCCAGTGTTGTCGGTGCTGCTGCCATGGAATGGAGCAGAGGTCCCCGGAGTCATCACCAGAAAGTAGTGGGAAGAGAACAGAGGAGTCAGGTGGGAGTAGGGACCTGGATGAATATGAAGTGGTGGAGAGTGACAGCTACTCCGAGATGTGTGTCCCTTCCCCTACCATGTCGGCCCCACCCAGCTATGTAGATGCGGGCATCATGTGCAATATAAGCTTGTGCCAGGGTGAGGACGTCTTGGTGAATCTTAAGGAAACTGCCCTGATAGGTGAAGGGCCATTGCCATACTGTAGAAGAAAGGGTTCTGGGAGGTCAGTCAGGAGTAGGGAACTGGTTGGTGATGAAGTGGTAGAGAGGAAAAGCTACCCCGAGTCGTGTGGACCCTCTCCTACTTGGTCGGCCCAGTTCAACAAGGTTGATGAAGGGATTCAATGTGAATTGAGCTCACAGCATGATGCAGAGCTAGAGAAGTCCTCTGAGCAGATGCTCTCTGCAGATGAAGAGTCCTCAGCAGGCTGCAAGATGAAGGGGTCAAGGGAAAAGTCAGTCAGGAATAGGAAAGTCAACACAGATGAGACTGCAGAGGTTTATAATGAAAGCTTCAAAAAGAGTGCAAAAGTTAAAAAGGTTCTGAAAGGCAGGGAACTCCAAACCCTGAGCAGCTTCTCAAATGGTAGGGCAGTTGATGTGTTGAAGAAAAATGCTGCCCTGAACACCGTACTTCCCAAGGATTCAGAGGATGGTGAGTTGGAAGAGGGAGGTGAAGATGAAATGGATGAGGTAGAGTGCCTCCTTGAAGCTAGCCCAGATAGCCCTCTGACATCTTCCAGAGGAAGGTTTTATGGCAAGGCTGGTAGGATAAGCAGAATGCCGCCAGAGAGCTCTGTCCCCCAGCTTCCCGTCTGGCCCACCGGAAATGAGTACAAGGCAAAGCATGGCCACTATGGGAGCATCCCTGTGGTCTGCAAGGCGACGGGACCGGGTGGCTGTGAGATCAACTGTGGCAGGCTGCGAATGGAATGTACCGTGGCCAAACGGGAGGGCTTGGAGTCCAGGAGAGCCTCCTGTGGACCAGTGCAGT GTAACTGTGGGAGATCGAAAACCAAGGCACCTTACAAAGTTACAAGTAAGCAAAGAGACTGGAAGCAGTAA
- the LOC140850079 gene encoding uncharacterized protein isoform X1: MCDVVDTASRIGRPRTGYRMKSSENNRYFDSSNARPFFVQAMAQHPYLSPWYQHPIYHPFSAPGAGVRYGSVYFPYAVMLSEYPGFLIPQSLLSTVNRGPVFYNTPQFQHYNGCGKEKKTRECQTECQKSKNMNEKQDNHSEGDGHDIGRVASVPSTNTDRETDNIPEETRGALSCVAQKRELHGKSPGDESLQGSAPQRSCASEGEKMRMEEGKGSPVIQFWKSLKETVRLYDLAYGKSMPENGEQHSGISQSSCEGGDVLDNPREADEGIAHKDDHRAGQLEQCLVRCEMLKAGSLMDMNLNKARQVLSSPGEVKDRSQIHKTVNSNTSQSAGGGGQYQQEKPFCSSNEGVKDLSLHSKCQTPHYVEGRIGTCSGDLGSLWKVVDEVVESNSYPEVCVSPAAWSAQFNKIGEGIQCDRSWWHEMEQKSLGSSPESRKGTVDSGESRDLDIYQVMLSDSYPELCTYLPPRSPQTNRVREGIQCCRCCCHGMEQRSPESSPESSGKRTEESGGSRDLDEYEVVESDSYSEMCVPSPTMSAPPSYVDAGIMCNISLCQGEDVLVNLKETALIGEGPLPYCRRKGSGRSVRSRELVGDEVVERKSYPESCGPSPTWSAQFNKVDEGIQCELSSQHDAELEKSSEQMLSADEESSAGCKMKGSREKSVRNRKVNTDETAEVYNESFKKSAKVKKVLKGRELQTLSSFSNGRAVDVLKKNAALNTVLPKDSEDGELEEGGEDEMDEVECLLEASPDSPLTSSRGRFYGKAGRISRMPPESSVPQLPVWPTGNEYKAKHGHYGSIPVVCKATGPGGCEINCGRLRMECTVAKREGLESRRASCGPVQCNCGRSKTKAPYKVTSKQRDWKQ; encoded by the exons GTGTCAGATATGGAAGTGTGTATTTTCCATATGCAGTGATGCTCAGCGAATATCCTGGCTTTCTCATACCTCAGTCCCTGTTGTCTACAGTTAACAGAGGACCTGTGTTTTATAACACACCACAATTCCAGCACTACAATGGctgtggaaaagaaaagaaaacaagagagtgTCAAACTGAATGTCAGAAGTctaaaaacatgaatgaaaaacAAGACAACCACTCCGAAGGCGATGGCCATGACATAGGTAGGGTGGCCAGTGTCCCTAGTACTAACACTGACAGAGAAACTGACAACATTCCTGAAGAAACACGGGGGGCCTTGTCTTGTGTTGCCCAGAAGAGGGAGCTCCATGGTAAGAGCCCTGGGGATGAAAGTCTGCAGGGAAGTGCACCTCAAAGAAGCTGTGCGTCTGAGGGAGAGAAAATGAGGATGGAAGAGGGCAAAGGATCCCCCGTCATACAattctggaagagtttgaaaGAAACTGTGCGTTTGTATGACCTGGCTTACGGTAAAAGCATGCCAGAGAACGGGGAGCAGCACAGTGGGATTTCACAGAGTTCTTGTGAAGGTGGTGATGTGCTCGATAACCCTCGTGAGGCTGACGAGGGCATTGCACATAAAGATGACCACAGAGCTGGTCAGTTGGAGCAGTGCCTTGTAAGATGTGAGATGTTAAAGGCAGGATCACTCATGGACATGAACTTGAATAAAGCAAGACAGGTCCTGTCGTCTCCAGGTGAAGTTAAAGACAGAAGTCAGATCCATAAGACCGTGAACTCAAACACGTCCCAGTCTGCTGGAGGTGGCGGCCAGTACCAGCAGGAAAAGCCATTCTGCTCCAGCAACGAAGGAGTTAAGGACTTGAGCCTACACTCCAAATGCCAGACCCCCCATTATGTTGAGGGAAGAATAGGAACATGTAGTGGGGATCTTGGCTCCCTTTGGAAAGTGGTTGATGAAGTGGTAGAGAGTAATAGCTACCCAGAGGTGTGTGTCTCTCCCGCTGCCTGGTCAGCCCAGTTCAACAAGATTGGTGAAGGAATCCAGTGTGATAGGAGCTGGTGGCATGAAATGGAGCAGAAGTCCTTGGGGTCGTCACCAGAAAGTCGGAAGGGAACAGTGGATTCAGGGGAGAGTAGAGATCTGGATATATATCAAGTGATGCTGAGTGACAGCTACCCTGAGTTGTGCACTTACTTGCCTCCCAGGTCACCCCAGACGAACAGGGTTCGTGAAGGAATCCAGTGTTGTCGGTGCTGCTGCCATGGAATGGAGCAGAGGTCCCCGGAGTCATCACCAGAAAGTAGTGGGAAGAGAACAGAGGAGTCAGGTGGGAGTAGGGACCTGGATGAATATGAAGTGGTGGAGAGTGACAGCTACTCCGAGATGTGTGTCCCTTCCCCTACCATGTCGGCCCCACCCAGCTATGTAGATGCGGGCATCATGTGCAATATAAGCTTGTGCCAGGGTGAGGACGTCTTGGTGAATCTTAAGGAAACTGCCCTGATAGGTGAAGGGCCATTGCCATACTGTAGAAGAAAGGGTTCTGGGAGGTCAGTCAGGAGTAGGGAACTGGTTGGTGATGAAGTGGTAGAGAGGAAAAGCTACCCCGAGTCGTGTGGACCCTCTCCTACTTGGTCGGCCCAGTTCAACAAGGTTGATGAAGGGATTCAATGTGAATTGAGCTCACAGCATGATGCAGAGCTAGAGAAGTCCTCTGAGCAGATGCTCTCTGCAGATGAAGAGTCCTCAGCAGGCTGCAAGATGAAGGGGTCAAGGGAAAAGTCAGTCAGGAATAGGAAAGTCAACACAGATGAGACTGCAGAGGTTTATAATGAAAGCTTCAAAAAGAGTGCAAAAGTTAAAAAGGTTCTGAAAGGCAGGGAACTCCAAACCCTGAGCAGCTTCTCAAATGGTAGGGCAGTTGATGTGTTGAAGAAAAATGCTGCCCTGAACACCGTACTTCCCAAGGATTCAGAGGATGGTGAGTTGGAAGAGGGAGGTGAAGATGAAATGGATGAGGTAGAGTGCCTCCTTGAAGCTAGCCCAGATAGCCCTCTGACATCTTCCAGAGGAAGGTTTTATGGCAAGGCTGGTAGGATAAGCAGAATGCCGCCAGAGAGCTCTGTCCCCCAGCTTCCCGTCTGGCCCACCGGAAATGAGTACAAGGCAAAGCATGGCCACTATGGGAGCATCCCTGTGGTCTGCAAGGCGACGGGACCGGGTGGCTGTGAGATCAACTGTGGCAGGCTGCGAATGGAATGTACCGTGGCCAAACGGGAGGGCTTGGAGTCCAGGAGAGCCTCCTGTGGACCAGTGCAGT GTAACTGTGGGAGATCGAAAACCAAGGCACCTTACAAAGTTACAAGTAAGCAAAGAGACTGGAAGCAGTAA